In the Scyliorhinus torazame isolate Kashiwa2021f chromosome 22, sScyTor2.1, whole genome shotgun sequence genome, one interval contains:
- the LOC140399424 gene encoding WD repeat-containing protein 13-like, with amino-acid sequence MAGDTTLSENYAFAGMCHIFDQHVDEAVPKVQFANDDKNRLACCSLDGTVSIFQLVPTPPAVLRVLRGHSRGVTDFAWSISNDVIVTTSLDATMRIWATEDGKCIREIPDPDCSEVLCCTFQPMNNNLTVGSPHYQGLDKRTA; translated from the exons ATGGCGGGCGACACAACCCTCAGCGAGAACTATGCCTTTGCTGGGATGTGCCACATCTTCGATCAGCATGTGGACGAAGCAg TTCCCAAGGTGCAGTTTGCCAATGATGACAAGAACCGTCTGGCCTGCTGCTCCCTGGACGGCACCGTCTCCATCTTTCAGCTGGTGCCCACTCCGCCGGCCGTGCTGCGGGTCCTCCGGGGTCACAGCCGGGGCGTCACCGACTTTGCCTGGTCCATCTCCAACGACGTGATTGTGACCACCTCGCTGGATGCCACCATGAGGATCTGGGCCACCGAGGATGGAAAGTGTATCCGCGAGATTCCCGATCCTGACTGCTCCGAAGTCCTCTGCTGCACCTTCCAGCCAATGAACAACAACCTGACTGTG GGGAGCCCCCACTATCAGGGTCTTGACAAGCGGACAGCATAA